The Flavobacterium marginilacus genome window below encodes:
- a CDS encoding sodium-translocating pyrophosphatase — protein MDSIMIYVPIVMAIIGLIFMTVKKSWVLKQDPGDGKMKEISDYIYEGALAFLKAEYRLLAVFVLIASVVLAGITFIPGVKTNILIVVAFVFGAFFSALAGNMGMKIATKTNVRTTQAARTSLPQALKVSFGGGTVMGLGVAGLAVLGLTGFFILFFRIFMNGEWTSTEDMTVVLETLAGFSLGAESIALFARVGGGIYTKAADVGADLVGKVEAGIPEDDPRNPATIADNVGDNVGDVAGMGADLFGSYVATVLAAMVLGNYVIKDMGGNIQDAFGGIGPILLPMAIAGFGILFSIIGTMLVKITDENAKEAQVQKALNIGNWISIVLTAIACYFLVHHMLPETMSMTFFGEGSKEISSMHVFYATLIGLVVGGAISSVTEYYTGLGTKPVLAIVQKSSTGAGTNVIAGLATGMISTFPTVLLFAVAIWASYALAGFYGVALAASAMMATTAMQLAIDAFGPISDNAGGIAEMSELPKEVRTRTDILDSVGNTTAATGKGFAIASAALTSLALFAAYVTFTGIDGINIFKAPVLAMLFVGGMIPVVFSALAMNSVGKAAMDMVYEVRRQFKEISGIMEGTGKPEYAKCVDISTKAALREMMLPGILTIGFPIAIVLIGKLVYGDNNQLIAEMLGGYMAGVTVSGVLWAVFQNNAGGAWDNAKKSFEAGVMINGEMTYKGSDAHKAAVTGDTVGDPFKDTSGPSMNILIKLTCLIGLVMAPILGNGSSTVGTDSCCAKKEIKMKECHTDEGAMMMEKCDMSKCAKMTKEECAKMCDSLKCTPEQKEMCLSHYDKDGKFVEPKGKSCCAKKGQAEKEVKVQLINKDGKVAATVTTSINGNENVQVFEGSLEEVKAKVEALK, from the coding sequence ATGGATTCAATTATGATTTATGTGCCAATTGTCATGGCAATAATAGGACTTATTTTTATGACTGTTAAAAAATCTTGGGTGTTAAAACAAGATCCTGGAGATGGCAAAATGAAGGAGATATCAGATTATATATATGAAGGGGCTTTGGCTTTCTTAAAGGCAGAATACCGATTATTGGCTGTCTTTGTATTGATCGCAAGTGTTGTATTAGCAGGAATCACTTTTATCCCTGGAGTTAAAACCAATATATTAATAGTAGTTGCCTTTGTCTTCGGAGCATTTTTCTCAGCATTGGCAGGAAATATGGGAATGAAAATCGCAACAAAAACCAATGTTAGAACTACTCAGGCCGCGCGTACCAGCTTGCCACAAGCTTTGAAAGTATCTTTTGGCGGAGGAACTGTAATGGGATTAGGCGTAGCCGGTTTAGCTGTTTTAGGTTTAACCGGTTTTTTTATTCTTTTTTTTAGAATATTTATGAACGGTGAATGGACATCAACAGAAGACATGACCGTTGTTCTGGAAACCTTGGCAGGTTTCTCTCTTGGAGCTGAATCTATTGCATTGTTTGCACGTGTTGGCGGAGGAATTTACACCAAGGCTGCCGATGTTGGAGCTGATTTAGTTGGTAAAGTCGAAGCAGGAATCCCAGAAGATGATCCTCGTAATCCAGCTACTATTGCAGATAACGTAGGAGACAATGTAGGAGACGTTGCGGGAATGGGAGCTGACTTATTTGGGTCGTATGTAGCAACTGTTTTGGCAGCAATGGTTCTTGGGAATTATGTGATAAAAGATATGGGCGGGAACATTCAGGATGCTTTCGGTGGTATCGGGCCAATTTTATTACCAATGGCAATTGCAGGTTTTGGAATTTTGTTTTCTATAATTGGCACTATGCTCGTTAAAATTACAGACGAAAACGCCAAAGAAGCTCAGGTTCAAAAAGCATTGAATATTGGTAACTGGATTTCTATTGTTTTAACAGCAATTGCTTGTTATTTCTTAGTACATCACATGCTTCCTGAAACAATGAGTATGACTTTCTTTGGTGAAGGTTCTAAAGAAATTTCGTCCATGCATGTGTTTTATGCAACACTGATAGGTTTAGTTGTAGGCGGTGCTATTTCATCGGTAACTGAATATTATACAGGATTGGGAACAAAACCAGTATTAGCTATTGTTCAAAAATCAAGCACAGGAGCAGGAACAAACGTAATTGCAGGATTGGCTACAGGAATGATTTCTACTTTTCCAACAGTTTTATTGTTTGCAGTTGCTATTTGGGCTTCTTATGCTTTGGCTGGATTTTACGGTGTTGCATTAGCAGCTTCAGCGATGATGGCAACTACGGCGATGCAGTTAGCAATAGATGCTTTTGGACCTATATCAGACAATGCCGGAGGAATTGCCGAGATGAGTGAACTGCCAAAAGAAGTACGTACTAGAACCGATATTTTGGATTCAGTAGGAAATACAACTGCTGCAACAGGAAAAGGTTTTGCAATTGCTTCGGCTGCTTTGACTTCTTTGGCTTTATTTGCAGCTTATGTGACCTTTACAGGAATTGACGGAATCAATATATTCAAAGCGCCTGTATTAGCAATGTTATTTGTCGGCGGAATGATACCAGTTGTTTTCTCGGCTTTGGCGATGAATTCAGTTGGAAAAGCGGCAATGGACATGGTTTACGAAGTACGTCGTCAGTTCAAAGAAATCTCTGGAATTATGGAAGGAACCGGAAAACCGGAATATGCAAAATGTGTTGATATTTCTACAAAGGCAGCTTTGCGCGAAATGATGTTACCGGGTATTTTAACTATTGGCTTTCCAATTGCAATTGTTCTTATAGGGAAATTAGTGTACGGAGATAATAATCAGTTAATCGCCGAAATGCTGGGTGGTTATATGGCTGGAGTTACTGTTTCGGGAGTGCTTTGGGCAGTTTTTCAAAACAATGCCGGCGGTGCTTGGGATAATGCTAAAAAATCATTTGAAGCTGGGGTTATGATTAATGGTGAAATGACATATAAAGGTTCAGACGCGCATAAAGCGGCGGTTACCGGAGATACTGTTGGAGATCCATTTAAAGATACTTCAGGGCCGTCAATGAATATTTTAATCAAATTGACCTGTTTGATTGGGTTAGTTATGGCTCCGATTTTAGGAAACGGAAGCAGTACAGTTGGGACTGACAGCTGTTGTGCAAAGAAAGAAATCAAAATGAAAGAATGCCATACAGATGAAGGAGCTATGATGATGGAAAAATGCGACATGTCTAAATGTGCAAAAATGACTAAAGAGGAATGTGCAAAAATGTGTGACAGCCTAAAATGTACTCCGGAACAGAAAGAAATGTGTTTGTCTCATTATGATAAAGACGGCAAATTTGTTGAACCAAAAGGAAAATCATGCTGTGCTAAAAAAGGACAGGCAGAAAAAGAAGTGAAAGTACAGCTGATAAATAAAGACGGAAAAGTAGCAGCTACAGTAACTACTTCAATAAATGGCAATGAAAACGTACAGGTTTTTGAAGGCTCATTGGAAGAAGTAAAAGCTAAAGTAGAAGCTTTGAAATAA
- a CDS encoding inorganic diphosphatase: MTADKLKTFDVLIEIPRGSRNKYEYDFEIKRMRFDRMLFSSMMYPADYGFIPETLALDGDPLDVLVLINEPTFPGCVIEVKPIGVFHMADDKGPDEKIICVPVSDPIWNSLENLSDINPHLLKEIEHFFQVYKDLEHKKVDVEGWGDVNEAFDIIKECTQRFNDIPNKAEGLFSIK, translated from the coding sequence ATGACTGCAGACAAATTAAAAACTTTTGACGTATTAATTGAAATACCAAGAGGAAGTAGAAATAAATACGAGTACGATTTTGAGATAAAAAGAATGCGTTTTGACAGGATGTTATTCTCTTCAATGATGTACCCAGCTGATTATGGATTCATTCCTGAAACTTTAGCATTAGACGGTGACCCGTTAGATGTTTTAGTTTTGATAAACGAACCTACTTTTCCCGGCTGTGTAATTGAAGTAAAACCTATTGGAGTTTTCCATATGGCTGATGATAAAGGACCAGACGAAAAAATTATCTGCGTACCAGTTTCTGATCCAATCTGGAATTCATTAGAAAACTTATCAGATATCAATCCTCACTTATTGAAAGAAATTGAACATTTTTTCCAGGTTTACAAAGATCTTGAACACAAAAAAGTAGATGTAGAAGGATGGGGAGATGTAAATGAAGCATTTGATATCATCAAAGAATGTACACAGCGTTTTAATGATATTCCAAATAAAGCAGAAGGATTATTTAGCATTAAATAA
- the metK gene encoding methionine adenosyltransferase: protein MAYLFTSESVSEGHPDKVADQISDALIDNFLAFDADSKVACETLVTTGQVILAGEVKSNTYLDVQQIAREVIRKIGYTKSEYMFEANSCGILSAIHEQSADINQGVDRASKEEQGAGDQGMMFGYATNETENYMPLALDLSHKLLQELAILRRENNEITYLRPDAKSQVTLEYSDDNKPTRIDAIVISTQHDDFDEEAAMLAKIKKDIIEILIPRIIAKNPEHAHLFNDKIQYHINPTGKFVIGGPHGDTGLTGRKIIVDTYGGKGAHGGGAFSGKDPSKVDRSAAYATRHIAKNLVAAGVADEILVQVSYAIGVAKPMGIFIETYGTSKVNLTNGEIAKKVEAIFDMRPYFIEQRLKLRNPIYSETAAYGHMGRTPETVTKTFSAPGGLTKTVTVDLFTWEKLDFVDQVKTAFGL, encoded by the coding sequence ATGGCTTATTTATTTACGTCAGAATCTGTAAGTGAGGGACACCCAGACAAAGTTGCAGATCAGATTTCGGATGCATTAATTGATAACTTTTTGGCATTTGATGCTGACTCAAAAGTAGCTTGTGAGACGTTAGTGACTACTGGCCAGGTAATCTTGGCAGGTGAAGTAAAATCGAATACCTACTTAGATGTACAGCAAATTGCCCGTGAAGTAATCCGCAAAATTGGTTATACCAAAAGCGAATACATGTTTGAAGCCAATTCCTGCGGTATTCTTTCTGCAATTCACGAACAATCTGCAGATATTAATCAAGGGGTTGACAGAGCTAGTAAAGAAGAGCAAGGAGCTGGTGACCAGGGAATGATGTTTGGCTACGCAACAAATGAAACTGAAAATTATATGCCTTTGGCACTTGATTTATCTCATAAATTGTTACAGGAATTAGCCATCTTGAGACGTGAAAACAACGAAATCACTTATTTGCGTCCTGATGCAAAATCACAGGTTACTTTAGAATACAGCGATGACAACAAACCAACACGTATTGATGCTATCGTAATTTCTACACAGCATGACGATTTTGATGAAGAAGCTGCAATGCTTGCGAAAATCAAAAAAGACATTATCGAAATATTGATTCCAAGAATCATTGCAAAAAATCCAGAACACGCACATTTATTCAATGACAAAATTCAATACCATATTAATCCAACAGGAAAATTCGTAATTGGAGGACCTCACGGAGATACTGGCTTGACAGGAAGAAAAATTATTGTTGACACTTACGGAGGTAAAGGAGCTCACGGTGGTGGTGCTTTTTCTGGAAAAGATCCAAGTAAAGTAGACAGAAGTGCTGCTTATGCTACACGTCATATCGCTAAAAACCTTGTTGCAGCTGGTGTTGCTGATGAAATTTTGGTTCAGGTTTCGTATGCAATTGGAGTGGCTAAACCAATGGGTATTTTCATCGAAACTTACGGAACATCAAAAGTGAATTTAACTAATGGCGAAATTGCTAAAAAAGTAGAAGCTATTTTTGATATGCGTCCTTATTTCATCGAACAAAGATTAAAATTAAGAAATCCAATTTACAGCGAAACTGCTGCTTACGGACACATGGGACGTACTCCTGAGACTGTAACCAAAACTTTCTCTGCTCCGGGCGGATTAACTAAAACAGTTACTGTTGACTTATTTACCTGGGAGAAATTAGATTTTGTAGATCAAGTAAAAACTGCTTTTGGATTGTAA
- a CDS encoding DNA-3-methyladenine glycosylase family protein: MQAAIDYLFQKDPIFQHIIDTYGLPVIPRRPQGFETLVLLILEQQVSIDSAKATFLKIKAHTDCSPEAMSVLPDEEFRALGVSRQKTNYIKVLAQAVLNKELDIEGLAAKSAQQVREELIRLKGIGNWTIDIYLMFCLQEPDLIPLGDIAVINTIKELLDIHDRKEMEIHTEKWSPYRSYATFLLWHYYLRKRKRTIVY, encoded by the coding sequence ATGCAGGCAGCAATTGACTATCTATTTCAAAAAGACCCTATATTTCAGCATATAATTGATACCTACGGATTGCCGGTAATTCCAAGAAGACCTCAGGGATTTGAAACGCTGGTGCTGTTAATTTTAGAGCAACAGGTTTCCATAGATTCGGCAAAAGCCACTTTTTTAAAAATAAAAGCACATACGGACTGCAGTCCTGAAGCGATGTCTGTTTTGCCTGACGAAGAGTTTAGAGCTTTGGGAGTCAGCAGGCAGAAGACTAATTATATAAAAGTATTAGCCCAGGCCGTCCTTAATAAAGAACTTGATATTGAAGGTCTAGCAGCCAAATCTGCACAGCAGGTCCGGGAAGAATTAATCAGATTAAAAGGAATCGGGAACTGGACTATCGATATTTACCTCATGTTTTGCCTGCAGGAACCCGATTTAATTCCGCTGGGCGATATAGCAGTTATTAATACAATCAAAGAACTGCTTGACATTCATGACAGAAAAGAAATGGAAATTCACACAGAGAAATGGAGTCCATACCGCTCTTATGCAACATTTTTGCTTTGGCATTATTATTTAAGAAAACGAAAAAGGACAATTGTGTATTAA
- a CDS encoding O-acetylhomoserine aminocarboxypropyltransferase/cysteine synthase family protein yields MSTQNFATNALHAGHDVTKNGGSRAVPIYQTSSYVFNNSDHAANLFGLAEEGYIYTRLNNPTNDILEKRLAVLEGGIGAVVTASGASAISTALLVLLKAGDHIVASSSLYGGTYNLLKVTLPRLGITTTFVDAADPENFTRAAKQNTKAFFVESLGNPKLDVLNLKAISQEAKAFKVPFIVDNTVASPYLLNPIEHGADIVIHSLTKYISGNGTSLGGVIIDAGKFDWANGKFPEFTEPSAGYHGLVYHEALGNAAFIAKARIEGLRDHGAALSPFNAFQIIQGLETLEVRIKRHSENALALAQWLEVQDEVAWVNYPGLKSSKYYVLVQKYLPKGQSGVVTFGLKAGFDAAKKVADNTKLFSILANIGDTKSLIIHPASTTHQQLTDEEQISTGVTKDLIRLSVGLEDIEDLKADLKAVFETIKTPQLA; encoded by the coding sequence ATGAGCACTCAAAACTTTGCAACAAATGCATTACACGCAGGACACGACGTAACTAAAAATGGCGGATCTAGAGCAGTTCCAATTTATCAGACCTCTTCTTATGTATTTAATAATTCCGATCATGCTGCCAATTTATTTGGCCTTGCCGAAGAAGGATATATTTATACGAGATTAAATAATCCTACAAATGACATTCTCGAAAAACGATTGGCAGTTCTGGAAGGAGGTATTGGCGCTGTAGTGACAGCCTCTGGAGCATCAGCTATTTCGACAGCTTTGTTAGTGCTGCTGAAAGCTGGTGATCACATTGTAGCATCCAGCAGTTTATACGGCGGAACTTATAATTTATTGAAAGTAACATTGCCAAGATTAGGGATTACAACCACATTTGTAGATGCTGCAGATCCAGAAAATTTTACGCGTGCTGCCAAACAGAATACAAAAGCATTCTTTGTAGAAAGTTTAGGAAACCCAAAATTGGATGTGCTGAATTTAAAAGCAATTTCACAGGAAGCAAAGGCTTTCAAAGTTCCGTTTATAGTTGATAATACAGTCGCTTCACCATATTTATTGAACCCAATTGAACATGGAGCAGATATTGTTATCCATTCTTTGACTAAATATATTTCAGGAAACGGAACGTCTTTGGGAGGAGTAATCATCGATGCTGGAAAATTTGACTGGGCAAATGGAAAATTCCCAGAATTCACCGAGCCATCTGCAGGATATCATGGTTTAGTATATCACGAAGCTTTAGGAAATGCGGCATTTATTGCAAAAGCACGTATCGAAGGATTACGGGATCATGGAGCTGCCTTGAGTCCTTTTAATGCTTTCCAGATTATACAAGGCTTAGAAACTTTAGAAGTCCGCATCAAAAGACATAGCGAAAACGCTTTGGCACTGGCACAATGGCTAGAGGTTCAGGATGAGGTTGCTTGGGTAAATTATCCAGGATTGAAATCTAGTAAATACTATGTTTTAGTTCAAAAATATCTGCCAAAAGGCCAAAGCGGTGTTGTAACTTTTGGTTTAAAAGCAGGTTTTGATGCAGCCAAAAAAGTAGCCGATAACACAAAACTGTTTTCCATATTGGCAAACATCGGTGATACAAAATCACTGATTATTCACCCTGCCAGCACCACACATCAGCAATTGACAGATGAGGAGCAGATCTCAACAGGTGTTACCAAAGATTTAATCAGACTGTCCGTTGGGCTTGAAGATATAGAGGATTTAAAAGCAGATTTAAAAGCTGTTTTTGAAACCATAAAAACGCCACAATTAGCTTAA
- a CDS encoding deoxynucleoside kinase — protein sequence MHIAIAGNIGSGKTTLTRLLAKHFKWEPHFEEVVDNPYLDDFYHQMERWSFNLQIYFLNSRFRQIMQIRESGKKIIQDRTIYEDAHIFAPNLYAMGLMTSRDFENYSSLFELMETLVKAPDLLIYLRSSIPNLVGQIHKRGREYENTISIDYLSRLNERYEAWIQTYNKGKIMIIDVDNINFVDNPEDLGNIINRIDAELNGLF from the coding sequence ATGCACATAGCTATAGCTGGAAATATAGGCTCAGGAAAAACAACATTAACCCGTCTGTTAGCCAAACATTTTAAATGGGAACCTCATTTTGAAGAAGTAGTAGACAACCCCTATCTTGATGACTTTTACCATCAGATGGAACGCTGGTCTTTTAATTTACAAATCTACTTTTTGAACAGCCGTTTTCGTCAGATAATGCAGATTCGTGAGAGTGGAAAAAAAATCATTCAAGACAGAACCATTTATGAAGATGCTCATATTTTTGCTCCCAACCTTTATGCTATGGGGCTGATGACAAGCCGTGATTTTGAAAACTATTCTTCTCTGTTTGAATTAATGGAAACACTTGTCAAAGCTCCCGATTTATTAATTTACTTAAGAAGTTCCATCCCTAACTTAGTAGGCCAGATTCATAAAAGAGGACGTGAGTACGAAAACACCATTTCCATTGACTATTTAAGCCGACTCAATGAGCGTTATGAAGCATGGATTCAAACCTACAATAAGGGAAAAATTATGATTATTGATGTAGACAATATCAATTTTGTAGACAATCCAGAAGATTTAGGAAATATCATCAATAGGATTGATGCTGAGCTAAACGGATTATTTTAA